The Chloroflexota bacterium region GTCACGGTGATAACGCCGTCCTTAACCGCAACCTTCAGCGCTGAATCGAAGCTGTTGGTCAGCGTGCCCTTGGGGCCCTTGATGGTGACTGACTGGCCGTCCACTTTGACGTCTATGCCCTTGGGGGCGGCCACCGGAAGTTTTCCTATTCGAGACATAGCATATGCTCCAGATATCGGCTCAGGACTACCAGACGATGCAGAGGACTTCGCCGCCGATCTTTTCCTTCCACGCCTGTTTGCCGGTCATGACGCCCTTGGACGTGGAGACGATGGCCGTGCCAATGCCTCCGTAAACGCGGGGCACTTCGCCGCGGCCTGCGTAGATCCGCAAGGAGGGCTTGCTCACACGCTCAAGGCCCGCGATGGCCGGTTGGGTCTTGTCCTTGTAGATAAGAAAGAGCTTGATCGCCTTATGGGCGCCGTTGCGGACAACGCCGATATCGCGCACAAAGCCCTCATCCTTCAAGATCTGGGCGATGGAGG contains the following coding sequences:
- the rpsH gene encoding 30S ribosomal protein S8, giving the protein MSTTDPIADMLTRIRNAGLSRRSSVTVPHSKIKASIAQILKDEGFVRDIGVVRNGAHKAIKLFLIYKDKTQPAIAGLERVSKPSLRIYAGRGEVPRVYGGIGTAIVSTSKGVMTGKQAWKEKIGGEVLCIVW